The following proteins are co-located in the Triticum aestivum cultivar Chinese Spring chromosome 1A, IWGSC CS RefSeq v2.1, whole genome shotgun sequence genome:
- the LOC123185086 gene encoding formin-like protein 14 (The sequence of the model RefSeq protein was modified relative to this genomic sequence to represent the inferred CDS: added 64 bases not found in genome assembly), producing the protein MPTSSSNPSTEFLYLGTLATPPPGTAPAAPHPRPGSPELRPLPPLPRVGPPSGEFGSRSSASDPSTVPRAAAAAAGDASSSSLSPSSPSASSPTLGSSPVHIRPPSIPQPRGRAPNPSPPKRRPPPPPPQNQAWNPFVPVPPTQAAFPSDDDGDSSSTIAAAMHKSRPLHSDKLKPGSLHMKDEMIQLYLNNSAAAAASAAREVCLLGAPRCHGIGTVLGALGFSEEQVRDALLEGNAHGLGVEALRMLAQLVLTNEEELKLRYFKDDPPAKLCAVDAFLKTILDVPFAFKRVDAMLYVSNFYLEVNQLRMSYATLEAACEELRSSRLFHKVLGAVLNFGNMMSINTGSPSSHALEPNTLLKIVDVKGADGKAALLQFVVQEIMKPEGHSNLNPACKTDASTSPPCDVDCRKHGLQVVSKLAAELTSTKKAASVDMTGLSRSVSELGVGLGKVHDVLRLNGMAASAESARRFHNAMSAFLRQAEEEIVRLQGQESVCLSSVREVAEYFHGGDEVGDGEARLFRVFAGVREFVAMLDRICREAGEVQGDRVGSTPVSWVAAGAPPMGTTP; encoded by the exons ATGCCGACCTCCTCCTCCAACCCCAGCACCGAGTTCCTCTACCTCGGCACGctcgccaccccgccgccgggCACCGCCCCGGCGGCCCCGCACCCCCGCCCAGGCTCGCCAGAGCTCCGCCCGCTCCCGCCGCTGCCCCGCGTCGGGCCGCCCTCCGGCGAGTTCGGCTCCCGCAGCTCCGCGTCCGACCCCAGCACCGTGCCCCGCGCAGCCGCAGCGGCCGCCGGCGACGCCTCGTCCTCGTCGCTCTCGCCCTCCTCCCCC CCCGCGGCCGAGCCCCCAACCCGTCTCCCCCCAAAcgcaggccgccgccgccaccaccacaaaACCAAGCCTGGAACCCCTTCGTGCCCGTCCCGCCGACACAAGCTGCTTTCCCCTCCGACGACGACGGTGACTCCTCCTCCACCATTGCGGCGGCGATGCACAAGTCCCGGCCGCTGCACTCCGACAAACTCAAGCCCGGATCTCTGCA CATGAAGGACGAGATGATCCAGCTCTACCTGAACAACTCCGCCGCAGCCGCGGCATCGGCGGCGAGGGAGGTGTGCCTGCTCGGCGCGCCGCGGTGCCACGGCATTGGCACGGTGCTGGGTGCACTGGGTTTCTCCGAGGAGCAAGTGCGTGATGCGCTCTTGGAAG GCAATGCACATGGTTTGGGAGTGGAAGCCCTGCGGATGCTCGCTCAGTTGGTTCTCACCAATGAGGAAGAGCTTAAGCTCAGATATTTCAAGGATGACCCACCTGCCAAGCTTTGCGCGGTCGATGCTTTTCTGAAGACGATACTGGATGTGCCATTTGCATTCAAGAGAGTGGATGCTATGCTCTATGTTTCCAACTTTTATCTGGAGGTCAATCAGCTGAGGATGTCCTACGCTACTCTCGAG GCAGCTTGCGAGGAGCTGAGGAGCAGCAGGCTATTCCACAAGGTTCTTGGGGCCGTCCTCAACTTTGGCAACATGATGAGCATCAACACAGGCTCTCCAAGCTCACATGCCCTGGAGCCCAACACGCTCCTGAAGATAGTCGACGTCAAAGGCGCCGACGGCAAGGCGGCGCTCCTGCAGTTCGTCGTCCAGGAAATCATGAAACCGGAAGGACACAGCAATCTGAACCCAGCATGCAAGACGGACGCGAGCACAAGTCCGCCGTGCGACGTCGACTGCCGGAAGCACGGCCTCCAGGTGGTCTCGAAGCTCGCCGCCGAGCTGACCAGCACCAAGAAGGCGGCGTCGGTCGACATGACGGGCCTCAGCCGGAGCGTGTCGGAGCTCGGCGTCGGCCTCGGGAAGGTCCACGACGTGCTGAGGCTCAACGGCATGGCGGCCTCGGCCGAGAGCGCCCGGCGGTTCCACAACGCGATGAGCGCATTCCTGCGGCAGGCCGAGGAGGAGATCGTCAGGCTCCAGGGGCAGGAGAGCGTGTGCCTGTCGTCGGTGAGGGAGGTGGCGGAGTACTTCCACGGCGGAGACGAGGTGGGCGACGGCGAGGCTCGCTTGTTCAGGGTCTTCGCGGGCGTCAGGGAGTTCGTGGCCATGCTCGACCGGATCTGCAGGGAGGCCGGGGAGGTCCAGGGCGACCGCGTCGGCTCGACGCCGGTGAGCTGGGTGGCTGCTGGCGCGCCGCCCATGGGGACGACGCCCTGA